One part of the Enterococcus sp. DIV1094 genome encodes these proteins:
- a CDS encoding phage portal protein codes for MRIVDNIKKWLGKGAALINKQEFQSVFDHPKIDADPKEFERIAESFRYYRGEYGIINYTNSRGRQNNRRFSTVNMAKKVAAEYAKVLFNEQAEILVGEVKDENGKEIANPLNDWIQHVLEHNDFKKNLSRYLEPAMALGGLAVRPYFNKDSQEIEFSWALADAFYPLRSNTNKISECAIPFRTTETVGDTTYYYTKLEFHEWKNGNYVVSNELYESESPDILGKQIKLSKLYPEMAERAVFYNMSRPQFAYLKPAGFNNIHPYSPLGLGVYDNSKNTLDRLNLTFDEFNMEIKRGRRRIAVSEMLMKGKVDHRKNEITEFFDDDEDVFVPVPGSKMDDMTIKDLTSDIRTTEYVAAINHHLRTLEMETGLSTGTFTFNGEGIRSTKTATEVVSENSQTYQSRNMHEKELRKFIQELIISICELGTNVKNATGQKVYTGEIPAAEIIGVDLDDGVFLNKDAEVNQFLRLRNAGIIPGWYVLAKTKDMPEDVAKRLYAEALKDEFNMMTRSDLPTTGIDEYEE; via the coding sequence TTGAGGATCGTAGACAATATAAAAAAATGGCTAGGAAAGGGGGCGGCTCTTATCAATAAGCAAGAGTTTCAATCTGTATTTGATCATCCTAAGATCGATGCAGATCCAAAAGAGTTTGAGCGTATCGCTGAGAGTTTTCGCTACTATCGTGGCGAGTATGGCATCATCAATTACACTAACAGTCGTGGAAGGCAGAATAACCGCCGATTTTCTACGGTCAACATGGCCAAGAAGGTGGCTGCAGAATATGCAAAGGTTTTGTTCAACGAGCAGGCGGAGATCCTTGTCGGTGAAGTGAAGGACGAAAACGGCAAAGAAATTGCGAATCCTTTGAATGACTGGATTCAACATGTTCTTGAGCATAACGATTTCAAGAAGAACCTCAGCCGATACTTAGAGCCTGCAATGGCGTTAGGTGGATTAGCTGTTCGGCCATACTTCAATAAGGATTCACAAGAAATTGAGTTTTCTTGGGCACTTGCTGATGCATTCTATCCATTACGAAGCAATACGAACAAGATTAGTGAGTGCGCAATCCCATTCCGGACTACTGAAACAGTAGGAGATACGACTTACTACTACACCAAGCTAGAATTCCATGAGTGGAAGAACGGTAACTATGTTGTCAGTAACGAACTGTATGAGAGCGAGTCACCGGATATTCTAGGTAAGCAGATCAAACTAAGTAAGCTCTATCCTGAGATGGCCGAACGTGCTGTTTTTTACAACATGTCACGACCACAATTTGCCTATTTAAAACCTGCAGGATTTAACAACATCCATCCATATAGTCCATTAGGATTAGGGGTTTATGATAACTCGAAAAACACACTGGACCGCCTGAATTTAACATTTGACGAGTTCAACATGGAAATCAAGCGTGGTAGACGTCGAATTGCAGTCAGTGAGATGTTGATGAAAGGCAAGGTTGATCATCGGAAGAACGAAATCACTGAATTCTTCGATGACGATGAAGATGTCTTTGTGCCAGTGCCCGGTAGCAAGATGGACGACATGACCATCAAGGACCTGACTTCTGACATCCGTACAACTGAATACGTTGCAGCAATCAACCATCATTTGCGTACGTTGGAGATGGAGACTGGTCTTTCTACTGGCACGTTTACTTTTAACGGTGAAGGGATCCGTAGTACAAAAACAGCTACAGAGGTGGTCAGTGAGAACTCACAGACCTACCAATCACGCAACATGCATGAGAAGGAGCTGCGAAAGTTCATTCAAGAGCTGATTATCTCGATTTGTGAGCTGGGAACCAACGTTAAAAATGCTACTGGCCAAAAAGTCTATACCGGAGAAATACCTGCAGCTGAGATCATTGGCGTTGACTTAGATGACGGTGTTTTCCTGAATAAGGATGCCGAAGTAAATCAGTTCCTACGTTTGAGAAACGCTGGCATCATACCAGGGTGGTATGTATTGGCCAAAACCAAAGACATGCCAGAAGATGTGGCAAAACGTCTATATGCCGAAGCTTTGAAGGACGAATTCAATATGATGACTAGGAGTGATCTGCCAACAACAGGAATCGATGAATACGAGGAGTGA
- a CDS encoding PBSX family phage terminase large subunit produces the protein MFKKFKQINRHFQPVWEAEKPYNILKGGRNSFKSSVIALLLVWLWIPYLNSGKKANIVVIRKVSNTIRDSVFNKMQWALKKFFIFKRFDTTVSPFKIIHRKTGSTIYFYGQDDFQKLKSNDINDIIAVWYEEAAEFKSAEEFDQSNTTFMRQKHEDTDFVRFYWSYNPPRNPYEWINEWVEEKETDPDYLVHHSSYLNDTLGFVTDQMLKMINRIKENDYDYYRYLYLGEPVGLGDNVYNIHNFNPLEEVPSDDYIVALFYALDGGHINSATTCLCLGLTQKGNVILLDTYYYSPAGKVDKLAPTQLSRILYTFIDRTSKMPVCNNAPIVNLTIDGAEGALRNQYYYDHEIRWNPVAKLKKELMIDYATNLFSQGRFFYINNENNKIFVEEHKKYRWDAKKVAKGIQEVVKEDDHTCDAFQYFCIDNAKELELMV, from the coding sequence ATGTTTAAAAAGTTTAAACAAATCAATCGGCACTTTCAACCGGTTTGGGAGGCAGAAAAACCTTATAATATTTTGAAGGGTGGTCGTAACTCGTTTAAGTCTTCCGTGATCGCCTTGTTGTTAGTTTGGCTTTGGATTCCTTATCTTAATTCAGGGAAGAAAGCAAATATCGTTGTTATTCGTAAGGTAAGTAACACAATTCGCGATTCTGTATTCAATAAGATGCAGTGGGCGTTGAAGAAGTTTTTCATCTTTAAACGATTTGACACGACAGTCAGTCCGTTTAAGATCATCCATCGCAAGACTGGCAGCACGATTTATTTCTATGGTCAAGATGACTTCCAAAAGCTCAAATCAAATGACATTAACGATATCATTGCCGTATGGTACGAGGAAGCAGCAGAATTTAAGAGTGCGGAAGAGTTTGATCAGTCCAATACGACCTTTATGCGGCAAAAGCATGAAGATACGGATTTTGTTCGATTTTATTGGTCTTATAATCCACCACGCAATCCCTATGAGTGGATCAATGAGTGGGTAGAGGAAAAAGAGACTGATCCGGATTATTTAGTTCATCATTCTAGTTACTTAAATGACACCTTGGGCTTTGTTACTGATCAGATGCTCAAGATGATCAATCGCATCAAAGAAAATGACTACGATTATTATCGCTACCTTTACCTTGGTGAACCTGTGGGTCTTGGAGATAACGTGTATAATATCCATAATTTTAATCCATTGGAGGAAGTGCCGAGCGACGATTACATCGTGGCTCTTTTTTATGCCCTCGATGGTGGGCACATCAACTCTGCAACGACTTGTTTGTGTTTAGGATTGACCCAAAAAGGGAATGTTATTCTATTGGACACCTATTACTATTCACCTGCAGGAAAGGTCGATAAGTTAGCACCAACACAGCTTTCACGTATCTTGTACACGTTTATCGATCGTACGTCTAAGATGCCTGTATGCAACAATGCGCCGATTGTTAACCTAACGATCGATGGCGCTGAAGGCGCTTTGAGAAATCAGTACTACTATGACCATGAAATCAGGTGGAACCCAGTGGCTAAACTGAAAAAAGAATTGATGATCGATTATGCTACGAACCTGTTTTCTCAAGGGCGGTTCTTTTATATAAACAATGAGAACAACAAGATTTTTGTCGAAGAGCATAAGAAATACCGCTGGGATGCAAAGAAGGTTGCTAAAGGCATCCAAGAAGTTGTCAAAGAAGATGACCACACCTGCGATGCTTTCCAGTACTTCTGCATTGATAATGCGAAAGAATTAGAGTTGATGGTTTAG
- the terS gene encoding phage terminase small subunit, with amino-acid sequence MIAWNKIRQEYENEDISLKALAEKYDLSPSTVRSRKNREDWQRNETGNVATHRNATDAPGGQRSNKNATGNSGGAPPKGNKNAFKHGLFAKIIPKESLEIAQELIDSDPADILWNNIMIQYAAIIRAQEIMFVTDRDDLSKEESGWTSGDGGSSSTMQVQYAWDKQANFLKSQSRAMMTLSNLIKQFVSLADEQDERRRKLDLMDAQIAKLKATTPEAGDSDDEPIIIVDSWGDDE; translated from the coding sequence TTGATCGCATGGAATAAAATCAGACAGGAATACGAGAATGAAGATATAAGTTTGAAGGCGCTAGCTGAAAAATATGATCTTAGTCCTTCTACTGTCCGAAGCCGGAAGAATCGAGAAGATTGGCAACGCAACGAAACAGGAAATGTTGCAACGCATCGCAACGCAACGGACGCACCGGGAGGACAACGTAGCAATAAAAATGCGACAGGCAATAGCGGAGGGGCACCACCGAAAGGAAACAAAAATGCCTTCAAGCATGGCCTATTTGCCAAGATCATACCTAAGGAATCCTTAGAGATTGCACAGGAGCTTATAGACAGTGATCCGGCAGATATCCTTTGGAACAACATCATGATCCAATACGCTGCTATTATACGAGCGCAGGAGATCATGTTTGTGACAGATCGGGATGATCTTTCTAAGGAAGAATCAGGATGGACGTCTGGTGACGGTGGCAGCAGTTCTACGATGCAGGTCCAATATGCATGGGACAAACAAGCGAATTTCTTAAAGTCCCAATCAAGAGCAATGATGACCTTGTCGAACCTTATTAAGCAGTTTGTCTCATTAGCTGATGAACAAGACGAACGCCGCAGAAAACTGGATCTCATGGATGCGCAGATTGCTAAACTCAAAGCAACCACACCAGAAGCAGGTGATTCTGACGATGAACCAATTATCATCGTGGATTCTTGGGGTGATGATGAGTGA
- a CDS encoding ArpU family phage packaging/lysis transcriptional regulator — protein sequence MQLLRDVDFRQTRCNARDVLKNFRRLERMAGRSLIDIKSPIITDMPRSPKHGNKTEDALIQMMDIEAERDAILVALMSLSLISRQILYYSFCDVNKHSNYEIGQLIQGYGEKNVEKLKSNALIEFAEAYKKGSLIKYR from the coding sequence ATGCAATTACTAAGAGATGTGGACTTTAGGCAGACAAGATGTAATGCGAGAGATGTGTTGAAAAACTTCCGACGGTTGGAGCGGATGGCAGGTCGTTCCTTGATAGACATTAAGTCACCGATTATAACTGACATGCCTAGGTCGCCAAAACACGGTAACAAAACAGAAGATGCGCTTATTCAAATGATGGATATAGAAGCAGAAAGGGATGCGATTTTAGTAGCTCTGATGAGTTTGAGCCTTATCAGTCGTCAAATACTCTATTATAGTTTTTGCGATGTTAATAAGCACTCTAATTATGAAATAGGACAACTAATTCAGGGGTATGGAGAGAAAAACGTAGAAAAGCTAAAATCCAATGCATTGATCGAATTTGCCGAAGCATATAAAAAAGGTTCATTGATTAAGTATCGGTGA
- a CDS encoding DUF3850 domain-containing protein — MIHELKILPEHFEAVTSGRKQFEIRKNDGDYKVGDRLYLREWNGENFTGDSYKAEVTYITDYAQKDGYVVMGIEGLEGAK; from the coding sequence ATGATACACGAACTAAAAATACTACCAGAACACTTCGAAGCTGTCACAAGCGGACGCAAACAATTCGAGATTCGCAAGAATGATGGTGATTACAAGGTTGGTGATCGATTGTATTTAAGAGAATGGAACGGTGAGAATTTCACAGGTGACTCATATAAAGCAGAGGTAACTTATATTACTGATTATGCGCAGAAAGATGGATATGTTGTGATGGGGATTGAAGGACTGGAGGGAGCAAAATGA
- a CDS encoding YopX family protein yields the protein MIPKFRALNIKTGFWFDEQELVFCDGKWFQDWRSFEDDFPLDMRDCVVMQSTGLKDKNRVEIFEGDIVKTLGADLEETLSTIKFAEGAFCVDHKNLGTEFEFLYFVDSPLEVVGNIYKNPDLLEVER from the coding sequence ATGATACCGAAGTTTCGAGCATTAAATATAAAGACAGGATTTTGGTTTGATGAACAAGAATTAGTTTTTTGTGATGGTAAATGGTTCCAGGATTGGCGTAGTTTTGAAGACGACTTTCCGTTGGATATGCGAGATTGCGTTGTTATGCAATCCACAGGACTGAAAGATAAGAACCGTGTAGAGATTTTTGAGGGGGATATTGTGAAAACCCTCGGAGCTGATTTGGAAGAAACTTTATCAACAATAAAGTTTGCTGAGGGAGCATTTTGTGTTGATCACAAAAATCTTGGCACGGAATTTGAGTTTTTGTACTTTGTTGATTCACCTTTGGAAGTCGTCGGAAATATATACAAAAATCCTGACTTATTGGAGGTAGAGCGATGA
- a CDS encoding DUF7694 domain-containing protein yields MKSINEISKQPRLNNIVIGKDGLSFVWSDGKWNYAVIASNGMGWDHVSVSCHNKRITPSWDVMCRIKDICFEQDEVVVQFHPKNSEYVNIKNNCLHLWKPQNVEILTPPIILV; encoded by the coding sequence ATGAAATCAATTAACGAGATATCTAAACAACCACGATTAAATAATATTGTGATTGGCAAAGATGGTCTTTCGTTCGTGTGGAGTGATGGGAAATGGAATTACGCAGTAATAGCGAGCAACGGCATGGGTTGGGATCATGTTTCTGTATCATGTCACAACAAACGGATTACTCCTTCTTGGGACGTGATGTGTAGAATTAAAGATATTTGTTTTGAGCAAGATGAAGTTGTAGTGCAATTCCATCCTAAAAATAGCGAATATGTCAATATTAAAAACAATTGTCTGCATCTATGGAAACCGCAAAATGTTGAAATTCTAACACCACCGATAATTTTAGTTTAA
- a CDS encoding phosphocarrier protein HPr domain protein: MVGLTIFWCVIGGILSLVGFYFINHKSKNQRDYTVLGIVLLAIGIMVAVGAQLNIYINGTQEDLVRFLFWTRD; the protein is encoded by the coding sequence ATGGTCGGATTAACAATATTTTGGTGTGTAATTGGTGGAATCCTATCATTGGTGGGTTTCTATTTTATCAATCATAAGAGTAAAAACCAAAGAGATTACACAGTACTAGGAATCGTTCTACTGGCTATTGGAATAATGGTGGCAGTTGGAGCACAATTAAACATTTATATAAATGGCACGCAAGAAGATTTGGTGCGGTTTCTGTTTTGGACGAGAGATTAG
- a CDS encoding helix-turn-helix domain-containing protein, producing the protein MAEHRSYYAIIPANVRYDDSLIPSAKLLYGEITALCNEKGYCWASNEYFANQYKVSKPTIQNWLKSLEEKGYIYREVKYKEGSKEIEARYIRILGGGHQENLVGGHQEIYQDNNTSINNTFNNTKEYIRELPPSKKSKAKPIRHKYGEYKNVLLSDDQMEKLKTEFPNDYQERIERLSEYCESAGKTYKNYLATIRSWARKEKNESKKNQKTFPNSRAKHHVTRKEPEPKWLADYNEQERLRKEREAHQYDDVPF; encoded by the coding sequence TTGGCAGAACATCGAAGTTATTACGCCATCATACCTGCAAATGTTAGATATGACGATTCATTGATACCTAGTGCAAAACTTCTTTATGGAGAAATCACAGCTTTGTGTAATGAAAAAGGTTATTGCTGGGCTAGTAATGAATACTTTGCCAATCAATACAAAGTAAGTAAGCCAACAATTCAGAATTGGCTAAAGTCACTTGAAGAAAAAGGCTATATATATCGAGAAGTTAAGTACAAAGAGGGTAGTAAAGAAATCGAGGCTAGGTATATAAGAATTCTTGGTGGGGGTCACCAAGAAAATTTGGTGGGGGGTCACCAAGAAATCTATCAAGATAATAATACATCTATTAATAATACATTTAATAATACAAAAGAATATATAAGAGAGTTACCGCCTTCGAAAAAATCGAAGGCTAAGCCCATCCGTCATAAATACGGAGAGTACAAAAATGTTCTCTTGTCAGATGACCAAATGGAGAAACTCAAAACAGAATTCCCTAATGATTATCAAGAACGGATTGAACGGTTATCCGAGTATTGTGAATCAGCTGGTAAAACTTATAAAAACTATTTGGCGACTATTCGAAGCTGGGCGAGAAAAGAAAAAAATGAATCTAAGAAGAACCAAAAGACATTCCCTAACTCCCGAGCGAAGCATCATGTCACTCGAAAAGAGCCAGAGCCAAAATGGTTAGCGGACTATAACGAACAAGAAAGGCTCAGAAAAGAAAGAGAAGCACATCAATATGACGATGTTCCTTTTTAA
- a CDS encoding putative HNHc nuclease has protein sequence MFKPLIDSYSAILKHFKGQEISATINEEINIERLKTMYEGYEGDRIIEVRFIDPRRFTAQQRNFIYALIGDIFIDTGTPTDFWKEFFYFRFEGVTGRKISLKDESDTTVSDVNILANIILDFIFEHHIPFKEGYEILPANQEYYLYKCITKRVCCICGRTGADIDHFDKALGRRKRKKIDHSEYTYAGLCRIHHTEKHKIGVTNFKNKYQIKGIKLNQETIKKLNIGG, from the coding sequence TTGTTTAAACCGCTAATCGATTCATATTCTGCGATATTAAAGCATTTCAAAGGACAAGAAATTAGCGCAACAATCAACGAAGAAATAAACATCGAACGACTTAAAACGATGTACGAAGGTTATGAAGGCGATCGGATCATTGAAGTGCGTTTTATCGATCCACGTCGCTTCACAGCCCAGCAAAGAAACTTCATTTATGCGCTCATAGGGGATATATTCATCGATACAGGCACGCCAACAGATTTCTGGAAGGAATTCTTCTACTTTCGTTTTGAAGGTGTCACAGGGCGAAAAATAAGCCTCAAGGACGAATCGGATACAACTGTAAGTGACGTAAACATCCTAGCAAATATCATCTTAGATTTCATCTTTGAACATCATATTCCATTCAAAGAAGGGTATGAAATCTTACCAGCGAATCAAGAATACTACTTGTACAAATGTATTACGAAAAGAGTCTGTTGTATCTGTGGAAGAACAGGAGCTGACATTGATCATTTTGATAAAGCATTGGGTAGACGAAAACGTAAGAAAATTGATCATTCAGAATACACTTACGCAGGACTTTGTAGAATCCATCACACGGAAAAACACAAAATAGGTGTGACCAATTTCAAAAATAAGTATCAAATCAAAGGAATCAAGTTAAACCAGGAGACAATCAAAAAGTTAAATATCGGAGGGTAA
- a CDS encoding DUF1351 domain-containing protein, whose protein sequence is MSNELSTEVIFDVNYQPSVIEIINEDQLANLINATVKRFENLIFKEEDIADAKKARAELNRIFDLIDSKRIEVKKEFSEPLAVFEKQIKAYSDEIKLASEGIADQIKEFEAKTKEERKTIVLAFIKKQASKAEIEANEISLQSNWLNASSFTAKNNLTKKIEEEIIAECTAIKQEKENYEQQKSLVESYVKAYGLESMAWISLIDEGLTAAQIFPKIDQAVKELREKEEKEIEKTEKQIKQTATPERAVVTTQEIDTDEPKYSFALNITGTAKQLSVIKQTIESLGVEYSVEMN, encoded by the coding sequence ATGAGCAATGAACTATCAACAGAAGTCATCTTTGATGTTAATTATCAACCAAGTGTAATTGAAATTATCAATGAAGATCAACTAGCGAATTTAATCAATGCAACTGTTAAGCGTTTTGAAAATTTGATTTTTAAAGAAGAGGATATTGCAGATGCTAAGAAAGCAAGAGCGGAACTAAATCGAATTTTTGATTTGATCGATTCTAAACGAATAGAAGTGAAGAAGGAGTTTAGTGAACCTCTTGCTGTATTTGAAAAACAAATTAAAGCCTACAGCGATGAGATCAAGCTAGCATCTGAAGGTATTGCTGACCAAATCAAAGAATTTGAAGCTAAAACAAAGGAAGAACGAAAAACAATTGTTTTGGCATTCATCAAAAAACAAGCAAGTAAGGCTGAGATTGAAGCTAATGAAATCAGCCTCCAAAGTAATTGGCTGAATGCTTCAAGTTTTACAGCCAAAAACAATTTAACGAAAAAAATTGAAGAAGAAATAATTGCTGAATGCACAGCAATAAAACAAGAAAAAGAAAACTACGAACAGCAAAAATCGTTGGTTGAAAGCTATGTAAAAGCTTATGGTCTTGAGTCAATGGCTTGGATCTCTTTAATTGATGAAGGACTAACTGCAGCACAGATTTTTCCAAAGATAGATCAAGCTGTCAAAGAATTAAGAGAAAAAGAAGAGAAAGAAATAGAAAAGACAGAAAAACAGATCAAACAAACAGCAACTCCAGAAAGAGCTGTGGTAACAACACAAGAAATAGACACCGATGAACCCAAGTATTCCTTTGCTCTAAATATTACAGGCACTGCTAAACAACTGTCAGTTATCAAACAAACGATTGAAAGCTTAGGTGTAGAGTACTCCGTTGAGATGAATTGA
- a CDS encoding ERF family protein: MKTSEETNEIYKGLYQLKGKLQQPKFDASVNYGTKNGGEMKFEYATLKSIESAIRNAAQESDSGIDFGQDVVTSDNHVAVTTCVYHSSGQYILYGPLGFPCNTKNPQSLGSVITYAKRYSLASSFGVVADGDDDAKIGADENEKIQNDNDLDSEFKQTFDDYVHRIAQLTNQEKEFIIATTLERSGFSSFKQIDRNSYSKIIGFLKRYALKAEQKKKESENHNKPSWEDL, encoded by the coding sequence ATGAAGACTAGTGAAGAAACAAATGAGATTTATAAAGGGCTATATCAATTGAAAGGTAAGCTACAACAACCTAAATTCGATGCCTCTGTAAATTATGGAACAAAAAACGGTGGGGAAATGAAATTTGAGTACGCAACACTTAAATCTATTGAATCAGCTATAAGAAATGCTGCTCAAGAGTCTGATAGTGGGATTGATTTTGGTCAAGATGTAGTTACAAGTGATAACCATGTTGCAGTAACAACGTGCGTTTATCATTCAAGCGGTCAATACATTCTATATGGTCCTTTAGGCTTTCCGTGTAATACAAAAAATCCACAATCTTTAGGTAGTGTAATTACTTATGCAAAAAGGTATTCGCTGGCTAGCTCATTTGGAGTTGTCGCAGATGGGGATGATGACGCCAAAATTGGTGCTGATGAGAATGAAAAGATTCAGAATGACAATGATTTAGATTCTGAGTTTAAACAGACATTTGATGATTATGTTCATCGAATCGCTCAGTTAACTAATCAAGAAAAAGAATTCATAATTGCTACAACGCTAGAAAGAAGCGGTTTTAGTAGCTTTAAACAAATCGACAGAAATTCCTATTCGAAAATCATTGGATTTCTTAAACGCTATGCATTGAAAGCAGAGCAGAAGAAAAAAGAATCGGAAAATCACAATAAACCATCTTGGGAGGATTTATAA
- a CDS encoding ORF6C domain-containing protein has protein sequence MFDELEENYFNPKQQIKIPTSNRELILLALEGNEETNQRIDKIDERLVDIEENKLITSEDKGTIDRAVRKKVYQICKEQHLGQNAKGMLYQDLGSSIKQLFNVPNRGRIKDKDFRKALNFINSWEPSSVTKERINQIQTELEM, from the coding sequence ATGTTCGATGAATTGGAAGAAAACTATTTCAATCCAAAGCAACAAATCAAAATCCCAACATCTAATCGGGAATTAATACTACTAGCTTTAGAAGGGAACGAAGAAACAAATCAACGCATCGATAAAATTGACGAACGTTTAGTAGATATCGAAGAAAACAAACTGATCACTTCGGAAGATAAAGGAACAATCGATCGAGCCGTTCGAAAGAAGGTTTATCAAATCTGCAAGGAACAACATCTAGGACAAAACGCTAAAGGTATGTTGTATCAAGATTTAGGATCGAGCATCAAGCAACTTTTCAACGTTCCGAATCGTGGGCGAATTAAAGATAAGGATTTCCGAAAAGCATTGAACTTTATCAATAGCTGGGAACCGTCTTCGGTGACAAAAGAACGTATCAATCAGATTCAAACAGAATTGGAAATGTAG
- a CDS encoding ORF6N domain-containing protein, with protein sequence MNQMQIIEFYNQRLLTTEQLAEFYEATPKISVSSEVG encoded by the coding sequence ATGAATCAAATGCAAATTATTGAATTTTACAATCAACGATTATTAACTACGGAACAACTAGCGGAATTCTATGAAGCGACACCGAAAATATCGGTATCGTCGGAAGTCGGGTAA
- a CDS encoding phage antirepressor KilAC domain-containing protein, whose product MSNLQKFTNELFLLEVKSENGESLFDVESVARSLGLTQMKNGKEYIRWETVNKYLKKYLSQEVGKNDYISEPMVYKLAFRANNSLADKFQDWLAVEVLPTIRKNGMYATDELLNNPDLLIEVANKLKEERTLRLVAEQRVNELQPKADYYDNILNNPGLTTVTAIAKNYGMGAPTFNKLLHDLGVQYNQSGVWFLYSKHQDKGYTHTEPFDYVDSNGRSQVKVRTKWTTKGHIFLYQLLKRNDVLPMIEQEQLA is encoded by the coding sequence ATGTCAAACTTACAAAAATTTACCAATGAGTTATTTCTACTAGAAGTAAAGTCAGAAAATGGCGAATCATTATTTGATGTAGAAAGTGTAGCAAGAAGTTTAGGATTAACCCAAATGAAAAATGGAAAAGAGTATATCCGCTGGGAAACGGTCAATAAATATTTGAAGAAATATCTTTCCCAAGAAGTTGGGAAAAATGATTATATAAGCGAACCAATGGTTTATAAACTAGCGTTCAGAGCAAATAACTCGTTAGCTGATAAATTCCAAGATTGGCTAGCGGTTGAAGTATTGCCTACCATTAGAAAAAACGGAATGTACGCTACAGACGAGCTACTAAACAACCCAGACTTGTTAATTGAAGTAGCGAATAAATTAAAAGAAGAACGCACCTTGCGACTTGTAGCGGAACAGAGAGTAAACGAATTACAGCCCAAGGCTGATTACTACGACAACATTCTAAACAATCCAGGATTAACTACTGTAACAGCTATTGCTAAGAATTACGGAATGGGCGCACCAACGTTTAATAAATTGCTTCATGATTTAGGCGTTCAGTACAACCAGAGCGGAGTGTGGTTCTTATATAGCAAGCACCAAGACAAAGGGTACACGCACACAGAGCCATTTGATTATGTAGATAGCAACGGTCGCTCGCAAGTTAAGGTTCGCACGAAATGGACGACTAAGGGGCATATCTTCCTGTATCAGTTATTGAAGAGAAATGACGTGTTGCCGATGATTGAGCAAGAACAACTAGCGTAG
- a CDS encoding helix-turn-helix transcriptional regulator — MQKELYDLRKNYKKMTQQELADYLGISVQAYREKEKGKNAFNQDEMFAIATLFQKRLDEIFLPRKHRNGDKSKQPA, encoded by the coding sequence TTGCAAAAGGAATTGTATGACTTAAGAAAAAACTATAAGAAAATGACGCAACAAGAATTAGCGGATTATTTAGGGATTTCGGTTCAAGCGTATCGAGAGAAAGAAAAAGGAAAAAATGCATTCAATCAGGACGAGATGTTTGCAATCGCAACCTTATTTCAAAAACGATTAGATGAAATTTTTTTACCACGCAAGCACCGAAATGGTGACAAAAGTAAGCAACCAGCATAG